In a single window of the Acyrthosiphon pisum isolate AL4f chromosome X, pea_aphid_22Mar2018_4r6ur, whole genome shotgun sequence genome:
- the LOC103311825 gene encoding zinc finger BED domain-containing protein 1-like, which translates to MVIVIAQGLQDVCQQLKHQDYSIQTKGLINNLINGMKDSQNWGSLQKSMTLSRCTFLDPRLKNIPFIHNESMKTSIQNNVVELTANIISLARSETECTLEPEPSTSFQSPATVSDEKSFSISETIDKRVSEVQPAIRTSTARALVKVQRYLEEPILKRNGNPLEWWQEHKYNYLYLSILARKTLCCLGSSVPCERVFSKAGLIITDRPCRLKSKKAEMLLFLNQNS; encoded by the coding sequence ATGGTAATTGTAATTGCTCAAGGCTTACAAGATGTCTGCCAACAATTAAAACATCAAGATTATTCCATACAAACTAAAggtttaattaacaatttaattaatggaATGAAAGACAGTCAAAATTGGGGAAGCCTTCAAAAAAGTATGACACTTTCTAGGTGTACTTTTCTTGATCCGCGATTAAAAAACATTCCATTTATTCACAACGAATCTATGAAAACTTCTATCCAAAATAATGTAGTGGAGCTTACagcaaatattatttctttggcTAGATCAGAAACAGAATGTACATTAGAACCTGAACCGTCTACTTCCTTCCAGTCACCTGCAACAGTATCTGATGAAAAATCGTTTTCAATTTCGGAAACAATTGATAAAAGAGTTTCCGAAGTCCAGCCTGCCATAAGAACATCAACCGCACGGGCTCTAGTTAAGGTTCAACGATATCTTGAAGAGCCGATCTTAAAAAGAAATGGCAACCCATTAGAATGGTGGCAAgagcataaatataattatctttaccTAAGTATATTGGCTAGGAAGACATTGTGTTGCTTAGGATCATCCGTACCTTGTGAGCGGGTTTTTTCAAAGGCAGGTTTGATCATAACCGATCGTCCTTGtcgattaaaatcaaaaaaagctGAAATGCTAttgtttttgaatcaaaattcttga